In a genomic window of Alphaproteobacteria bacterium:
- a CDS encoding nucleoside deaminase, with translation MALDHEKYMRIAYEQALKGYTEGGCPIGGVLVDNDTGAVLGAGHNALVQEGNPVIHGEMAAMRAAGRRINRHNTTMYTTLQPCFMCTGTIVQFGIPRVVVADVENASSDETINFMRARGIEVIVMDKAASPAARDCIALCARFKSEKPALWLEDWGGGPNARLVNN, from the coding sequence ATGGCTCTCGATCACGAAAAATACATGCGTATCGCCTATGAACAGGCGCTCAAGGGCTATACCGAAGGCGGCTGCCCCATCGGCGGCGTGCTGGTCGATAACGATACGGGCGCGGTGCTGGGCGCGGGCCACAACGCGCTGGTGCAGGAGGGAAACCCCGTTATCCATGGCGAAATGGCGGCGATGCGCGCGGCAGGCCGCAGAATAAACCGCCACAACACGACGATGTACACCACGCTGCAGCCCTGTTTCATGTGCACGGGCACGATTGTGCAGTTCGGCATTCCGCGCGTGGTGGTGGCCGATGTCGAAAACGCGTCGTCGGATGAAACGATCAACTTCATGCGCGCGCGCGGCATCGAGGTGATCGTGATGGACAAAGCCGCAAGCCCCGCCGCACGCGATTGCATCGCGCTTTGCGCCCGTTTCAAATCCGAAAAACCGGCGCTGTGGCTGGAGGATTGGGGCGGCGGGCCAAATGCTCGGCTTGTGAATAATTAA
- the tldD gene encoding metalloprotease TldD: protein MPSHTATTDKIFYDKTKLSPEAVTKLVEGSLTGADDGELFMEYVQSEFFGWDDGRLKTCTYDTDMGFGLRSVAGEKFGFAHSSELSEKAIARAGETVKSVQQGHGGTMDLNPQGTNQQLYIDDNPLLQVPFEKKVKLLQDIDAYVRGLDPRVKQVSIQMAANWKAVQIMRAGGHKSADIRPLVRLNISVYLDDGKGRMEDGYYGFGGRYSFDKVFEESTWKKAADESYRQALVNLGSVDAPAGEMSVVLGPGWPGILLHEAIGHGLEGDFNRKGTSAFSGLLGKRVAAPGVTVVDDGTMPDRRGSITIDDEGTPSQRTTLIEDGILVGYLQDRMNARLMGVKPTGNGRRESYADHVMPRMTNTVMLNGDKTPEEIIASVKNGIYAVNFGGGQVDITSGKFVFSASEAYLIEDGKIGPAVKGATLIGSGADALTKVKMIGNDMQLDDGVGTCGKDGQSVPVGVGQPTLRIDGLTVGGTKT from the coding sequence ATGCCCTCCCACACCGCCACCACCGACAAGATTTTTTACGACAAAACCAAGCTGTCGCCCGAAGCGGTGACCAAGCTGGTGGAGGGCAGCCTTACCGGCGCCGATGACGGCGAATTGTTCATGGAATATGTGCAGAGCGAATTTTTCGGCTGGGATGACGGCCGCCTGAAAACCTGCACCTATGACACCGATATGGGCTTCGGGTTGCGCTCGGTCGCGGGCGAGAAATTCGGCTTCGCCCATTCCTCCGAACTCAGCGAGAAAGCCATCGCCCGCGCCGGCGAAACGGTCAAATCGGTGCAGCAGGGGCACGGCGGCACGATGGATCTCAACCCGCAAGGCACCAACCAGCAGCTGTACATCGACGACAACCCCCTGCTCCAGGTCCCCTTCGAGAAAAAGGTGAAGCTGCTGCAGGATATCGACGCCTATGTGCGCGGCCTTGATCCGCGCGTCAAACAGGTCAGCATCCAGATGGCCGCCAACTGGAAAGCCGTGCAGATCATGCGCGCGGGCGGGCACAAATCGGCGGATATCCGCCCCCTCGTCCGCCTCAACATTTCCGTTTATCTGGATGACGGCAAGGGACGCATGGAAGACGGCTATTACGGTTTCGGCGGCCGCTATTCGTTTGATAAAGTGTTCGAAGAATCCACATGGAAAAAAGCGGCGGATGAAAGCTATCGCCAGGCGCTTGTGAACTTGGGCTCCGTCGATGCGCCGGCGGGTGAAATGTCCGTCGTCCTCGGCCCCGGCTGGCCCGGCATTTTGCTGCATGAAGCGATCGGTCACGGGCTGGAGGGCGATTTCAACCGCAAAGGCACCTCCGCCTTTTCAGGATTGCTCGGCAAGCGCGTCGCCGCCCCCGGCGTGACCGTCGTCGATGACGGCACGATGCCCGACCGCCGCGGTTCCATCACCATCGACGACGAAGGCACCCCGTCGCAGCGCACCACGCTGATCGAGGACGGAATCTTGGTCGGATATTTACAGGACCGCATGAACGCGCGCCTGATGGGCGTGAAGCCCACCGGCAACGGCCGCCGCGAAAGTTACGCCGACCACGTCATGCCGCGCATGACCAACACCGTGATGCTGAACGGCGACAAAACGCCCGAAGAAATCATCGCCTCGGTCAAAAACGGAATCTATGCCGTGAATTTCGGCGGCGGTCAGGTCGATATCACCTCCGGCAAATTCGTGTTTTCGGCCTCCGAAGCCTACCTCATCGAAGACGGCAAAATCGGCCCCGCCGTCAAAGGCGCCACACTGATCGGCTCCGGCGCCGACGCGCTGACAAAGGTCAAAATGATCGGCAACGACATGCAACTCGACGACGGCGTCGGGACGTGCGGCAAAGACGGGCAGAGCGTGCCTGTTGGCGTGGGACAACCGACCTTACGGATTGATGGGCTGACGGTGGGTGGGACGAAGACTTGA
- a CDS encoding pirin family protein, giving the protein MDLTIPPREADIGGLHVRRILPYVKRRMVGPFVFLDHMGPAHFAAHQGIDVAPHPHIGLATVTYLFSGEIFHRDTLGSAQAITPGAVNWMTAGRGIAHSERTTPAEKSRPHDAHGLQSWVALPKEAEECAPEFFHHGAETLPEFDVKDATVRLIAGSLYGYTSPVKLYSPLFYAAVTLPEGGAMELPRDYAERSLYLINGGLRIGDTRIAPATMPVFGDDETIKIEAEEASSFVILGGDPLPEPRYIDWNFVSSSKERLLQARDDWKNQRFGKIPGDDKDFVPLP; this is encoded by the coding sequence ATAGACCTCACCATCCCCCCGCGCGAAGCCGATATCGGCGGCCTGCATGTGCGCCGCATCCTGCCGTACGTTAAGCGGCGGATGGTCGGTCCCTTCGTGTTCCTTGATCATATGGGGCCCGCGCATTTCGCGGCACATCAGGGCATCGATGTCGCCCCGCATCCGCATATCGGCCTTGCCACCGTGACATATCTTTTCAGCGGCGAGATTTTCCACCGCGACACGCTGGGCAGCGCGCAGGCGATCACCCCGGGCGCGGTCAACTGGATGACCGCCGGGCGCGGCATCGCGCATTCGGAACGCACCACGCCCGCCGAAAAATCGCGCCCGCATGACGCGCACGGGCTGCAAAGCTGGGTCGCGCTGCCGAAAGAGGCAGAGGAATGTGCGCCCGAATTTTTCCATCATGGGGCGGAGACTCTGCCGGAATTCGACGTGAAAGACGCGACAGTGCGCCTGATCGCGGGTAGTCTGTACGGCTACACCTCGCCCGTCAAACTTTATAGCCCGCTGTTCTATGCGGCGGTCACCCTGCCGGAAGGCGGCGCGATGGAATTGCCGCGCGATTACGCGGAACGGTCGCTTTACCTGATAAACGGGGGCTTGCGCATCGGCGATACGCGCATCGCGCCAGCGACGATGCCGGTGTTTGGGGACGACGAAACGATTAAAATTGAAGCCGAAGAAGCCTCCAGCTTCGTGATCCTCGGCGGCGATCCGCTGCCGGAGCCGCGCTATATCGACTGGAATTTCGTCTCAAGCTCGAAAGAACGCCTGTTGCAGGCGCGCGACGACTGGAAAAACCAGCGCTTCGGAAAAATTCCAGGCGACGATAAAGACTTCGTGCCGCTGCCTTAA
- a CDS encoding ankyrin repeat domain-containing protein has translation MSEDNPELGYQLVTGAATGLIDIVNEALDAGANVHFEDDLALRTASLMGNAPIVKLLVEKGANVNAASSEALLYAAKSQDNDLVAYLLSKGASIDMMMRGHRREVDQVTIDTLDRHESQKLRDAFEKNFSRIQKPETGDKFKLRKRPPSP, from the coding sequence ATGTCGGAAGACAATCCAGAACTGGGCTACCAGCTCGTGACCGGCGCTGCGACGGGCTTGATCGATATTGTCAACGAAGCGCTGGATGCCGGCGCGAATGTGCATTTCGAGGATGACCTTGCATTACGTACCGCCAGCCTGATGGGTAATGCGCCGATCGTGAAGCTGCTGGTGGAGAAGGGGGCGAACGTCAACGCTGCGTCCTCCGAAGCCCTGTTATACGCCGCCAAATCGCAGGATAACGACCTGGTCGCCTATCTGCTGTCCAAGGGCGCGTCCATCGACATGATGATGCGCGGCCACCGGCGCGAGGTGGATCAGGTGACCATCGATACCCTCGACCGCCACGAATCGCAGAAGCTGCGGGATGCGTTCGAAAAGAACTTTTCCAGAATACAGAAGCCTGAAACGGGCGATAAATTCAAGTTACGGAAAAGACCGCCTTCTCCCTGA
- a CDS encoding methylcrotonoyl-CoA carboxylase, producing the protein MTQLASQLSPQSQEFQKNYEATEKVVGDFRDKLVEIQKGGDETARAKHLARGKMLPRDRVKNLIDPGSPFLEFSAFAAYNTYKDVVPGAGMISGIGRVSGTECVIVANDATVKGGTYYPLTVKKHLRAQEIAAQNNLPCIYLVDSGGAFLPLQDEVFPDKEHFGRIFYNQANMSARGIPQIAAVMGSCTAGGAYVPAMSDESIIVKNQGTIFLGGPPLVKAATGEEVSAEDLGGADVHCRQSGVTDHYAQNDGHALQIARRIVGNLNRVKKIDLAVKDPRAPKYDTKEIYGIIPQDSRKPFDVREIISRIVDNSEFDEFKKLYGETLVCGFAHLFGYPVGIIANNGILFSESAVKGAHFVELCCQRKIPLIFLQNITGFMVGRKYEAGGIAKDGAKLVHAVSCAQVPKFTVLIGGSFGAGNYGMCGRAYNPRFLWTWPNSRISVMGGEQAASVLAQVKKDAMAAKKETWPAAEEEAFKKPIRDQYETQGHPYYASARLWDDGIIDPADTRMVLGLSLSATLNAPIGDPQFGVFRM; encoded by the coding sequence ATGACCCAGCTTGCATCGCAACTGTCACCCCAGTCGCAGGAATTCCAGAAGAACTATGAAGCGACCGAAAAGGTGGTCGGCGATTTCCGCGACAAGCTGGTGGAGATACAAAAAGGCGGCGATGAAACCGCCCGCGCCAAGCACCTCGCGCGCGGCAAGATGCTGCCGCGCGACCGCGTGAAGAACCTGATCGATCCCGGTTCACCCTTCCTCGAATTCTCTGCCTTCGCGGCCTATAACACCTACAAAGACGTCGTGCCGGGTGCGGGCATGATTTCCGGCATCGGCCGCGTATCGGGCACCGAATGCGTGATCGTCGCGAATGACGCGACGGTGAAGGGCGGCACCTATTACCCGCTGACCGTGAAAAAACACCTGCGCGCGCAGGAAATCGCGGCGCAGAATAATCTGCCCTGCATTTATTTGGTCGACTCTGGCGGCGCGTTCCTGCCGCTGCAGGACGAAGTGTTCCCCGACAAGGAACATTTCGGGCGCATTTTCTACAACCAAGCAAACATGAGCGCGCGCGGCATTCCGCAGATCGCCGCCGTGATGGGTTCCTGCACGGCGGGCGGCGCATATGTGCCCGCGATGTCGGATGAATCGATCATCGTGAAAAATCAAGGCACGATTTTCCTCGGCGGCCCGCCGCTCGTGAAGGCCGCGACGGGGGAAGAGGTCAGCGCGGAAGATTTGGGCGGCGCGGATGTGCATTGCCGCCAGTCGGGCGTGACAGACCATTACGCGCAGAATGACGGCCATGCGCTGCAAATCGCGCGCCGCATCGTCGGCAACCTGAACCGCGTCAAGAAAATTGATCTGGCGGTGAAGGACCCGCGCGCGCCGAAATACGACACCAAAGAAATCTACGGCATCATCCCGCAGGACAGCCGCAAGCCATTTGATGTGCGCGAGATTATCTCCCGCATCGTCGACAATTCCGAATTCGACGAATTCAAGAAATTGTATGGCGAGACGCTGGTCTGCGGCTTCGCGCATCTGTTCGGCTATCCGGTCGGCATCATCGCGAATAACGGCATCCTGTTCTCGGAATCTGCGGTCAAGGGCGCGCATTTCGTGGAGCTCTGCTGCCAGCGCAAAATTCCGCTGATTTTCCTGCAGAACATCACCGGTTTCATGGTCGGCCGCAAATACGAAGCGGGCGGGATTGCGAAGGACGGCGCGAAACTGGTGCATGCGGTATCCTGCGCACAGGTGCCGAAATTCACGGTGCTGATCGGCGGATCGTTCGGTGCCGGCAACTACGGCATGTGCGGCCGCGCCTATAACCCCCGCTTCCTCTGGACCTGGCCGAATTCCCGCATCTCCGTCATGGGCGGCGAACAGGCGGCGAGCGTGCTGGCGCAGGTGAAAAAAGACGCGATGGCGGCCAAGAAAGAGACTTGGCCGGCGGCAGAAGAAGAAGCCTTCAAGAAACCCATCCGCGACCAGTACGAAACGCAAGGGCATCCTTACTATGCGAGCGCCCGCCTCTGGGACGACGGCATCATCGACCCCGCCGACACGCGCATGGTGCTGGGGCTGTCGTTGTCCGCCACGCTGAACGCACCCATCGGCGATCCGCAGTTTGGCGTGTTCAGGATGTAG
- a CDS encoding enoyl-CoA hydratase/isomerase family protein, with protein MTEKQILFDVANGVATITLNRPEVHNAFNEAVMDELTELVNKAGADKSVRALVLRGNGKSFCAGGDLNWMRKSANYSYDENVTDAMRLGTLLKTLNFIPKPTIALVHGNIFGGGVGLASCCDILIAEQGSQFCLSEVRIGLIPSIIAPYVIDAMGLRMARRYFMTAERFDADTAYRIGFAHEVAATGQLDAVAGKVIAALMDGAPQAQGRGKKLMLELVGRPIDEQVIDLTVRQIAEARASDEGKEGLTAFLNKSEPSWRKKA; from the coding sequence ATGACCGAGAAACAAATCCTGTTTGATGTCGCGAACGGCGTCGCCACCATCACCCTGAACCGCCCCGAAGTCCACAACGCGTTCAACGAAGCGGTGATGGACGAGCTGACCGAGTTGGTCAACAAGGCGGGCGCCGATAAATCGGTGCGCGCGCTGGTGCTGCGCGGCAATGGCAAAAGCTTCTGCGCGGGCGGCGACCTGAACTGGATGCGCAAATCGGCGAATTATTCCTATGACGAAAACGTGACCGATGCGATGCGCCTCGGCACGCTTCTCAAAACCCTCAATTTCATCCCCAAGCCGACCATCGCGCTGGTGCATGGCAATATCTTCGGCGGCGGCGTGGGGCTTGCGTCCTGCTGCGACATTTTGATTGCGGAGCAGGGATCGCAATTCTGCCTGTCGGAGGTGCGCATCGGGTTGATCCCCTCCATCATCGCGCCCTATGTGATCGATGCGATGGGGCTGCGCATGGCGCGCCGCTATTTCATGACGGCGGAACGATTTGATGCCGACACCGCATACCGGATCGGCTTCGCGCATGAAGTCGCCGCCACAGGACAACTGGACGCGGTAGCGGGCAAAGTCATCGCCGCATTGATGGACGGCGCACCGCAGGCGCAGGGGCGCGGCAAGAAACTGATGCTGGAACTGGTCGGCCGCCCGATCGATGAGCAGGTGATCGACCTCACCGTCCGCCAGATCGCCGAAGCGCGCGCATCGGACGAGGGCAAGGAAGGCCTGACGGCATTCCTGAATAAATCCGAGCCCAGCTGGCGGAAAAAGGCCTAA
- a CDS encoding sorbosone dehydrogenase family protein yields the protein MRYVLPLTGLFMLGVIAVSVAEEPVGYGYNPALPKPEKSLIPTVKVAKATGWPDGGKPVAAAGLAVNAFADKLDHPRWIYTLPNGDVLVAETNAPPKPDEGGIRGFFTKKAMKKAGAATKSANRITLLRDTDGDGVADLRTAFLENLNSPFGMALVGNVFYVANADAVVKFPYADGATEIKDAAVKVADLPAGINHHWTKNLVASADGKTLYASVGSNSNIGENGMENEINRAAILKIDAATGATEVFANGLRNPVGMDWQPGTETLWTAVNERDELGDDLVPDYMTSVKQGGFYGWPYSYYGQNVDERVEPQKPELVAKAIIPDYALGGHTASLGLTFYTADLLPAQYKGGVFIGQHGSWNRSVPAGYKVVYIPFKDGKPDGMPQDFLTGFLDGEGNALGRPVGVETDGKGALLVADDVGNVIWRVAPQ from the coding sequence ATGCGTTATGTCCTTCCGCTCACCGGCCTGTTTATGCTTGGCGTTATTGCTGTTTCTGTGGCGGAGGAGCCGGTGGGTTACGGCTATAACCCCGCGCTGCCGAAACCGGAAAAATCGTTGATACCGACCGTGAAGGTGGCGAAGGCGACGGGCTGGCCTGATGGCGGCAAGCCGGTCGCGGCGGCGGGGCTGGCGGTGAATGCCTTTGCGGACAAGCTCGACCATCCGCGCTGGATTTACACGCTGCCCAACGGCGATGTGCTGGTGGCGGAAACCAACGCCCCGCCCAAGCCGGATGAGGGCGGCATCAGGGGGTTCTTCACCAAAAAGGCGATGAAGAAAGCGGGTGCGGCGACCAAAAGCGCGAACCGCATCACGCTGCTGCGCGATACTGACGGCGACGGTGTTGCTGACCTGCGTACGGCGTTTCTTGAAAACCTCAATTCGCCCTTCGGCATGGCGCTGGTGGGGAATGTGTTTTATGTGGCGAATGCCGATGCGGTGGTGAAATTCCCCTATGCGGATGGCGCGACGGAAATCAAGGATGCAGCGGTGAAAGTCGCCGACCTGCCGGCCGGCATCAACCATCATTGGACAAAAAACCTTGTCGCTTCGGCGGATGGCAAGACGCTCTATGCTTCCGTGGGGTCGAACAGCAATATCGGCGAAAACGGCATGGAGAATGAAATTAACCGCGCGGCGATTTTGAAGATCGATGCGGCAACGGGGGCGACCGAAGTTTTTGCAAACGGCCTGCGCAACCCCGTCGGCATGGATTGGCAGCCCGGCACCGAAACGCTGTGGACGGCGGTGAACGAGCGCGACGAGCTTGGCGACGACCTTGTGCCCGACTACATGACATCGGTGAAGCAGGGCGGATTTTACGGCTGGCCCTATAGCTATTACGGCCAGAATGTGGATGAACGTGTAGAGCCGCAAAAACCCGAACTGGTCGCAAAAGCCATTATCCCGGATTACGCGCTGGGCGGACATACAGCGTCGCTGGGATTGACCTTCTACACCGCCGACCTGCTGCCCGCGCAATACAAGGGCGGCGTGTTTATCGGCCAGCACGGGTCGTGGAACCGCAGCGTGCCGGCCGGTTACAAGGTGGTTTATATCCCCTTCAAGGACGGCAAGCCTGACGGCATGCCGCAGGATTTCCTGACCGGATTCCTGGACGGCGAAGGCAATGCGCTGGGCCGCCCTGTCGGGGTTGAAACCGACGGCAAAGGCGCGCTGCTGGTGGCGGATGATGTGGGGAATGTGATCTGGCGGGTTGCGCCACAGTAA
- a CDS encoding acetyl/propionyl/methylcrotonyl-CoA carboxylase subunit alpha, translating into MIKKILIANRGEIACRVMRTCQRLGIKTVAVYSEADAEALFVEIADEAYPIGPAAARESYLVAEKILDVAKRSGADAVHPGYGFLSENEEFAEACEKAGVIFIGPPPAAILAMGGKSEAKALMEKARVPLVPGYHGDKQEEKFLADEAAKIGFPVLIKASAGGGGKGMRVVENAGQFSEQLQGAKREAKASFGDDHVLVEKYLVNPRHVEIQVFADKFGNTVYLFERDCSIQRRHQKVLEEAPAPGLSEATRKKMGEAAVAAAKAIGYVGAGTVEFLLDASENFYFMEMNTRLQVEHPVTEYITGLDLVEQQIRAAEGHKLPFTQDDLKINGHAMEVRLYAEDPANNFLPGAGQIKYLRFPVESDAVRIDTGVREAPYGDGDTISIHYDPMIAKIIAWGKDRDAAIANLKGALDQTLVTGPKTNLVFLRRLLESPDFKAGKVSTSFIKNHETELLPAKQPPGDTAYALAALGLLRERDVAPKFEDGGSPWNDLSGWRIAGLSGDSFVFEHDGKQTTVNVSTAQGANDVMLTIGDKTMKAHSSPAMYDMSYYARLGGEQYNPVLLHDGRHLTLLHDGHYEELTYLDPLAYESGDDGADGKLTAPMPGKVVAVRVQLGDAVKKGQPLVIVEAMKMEHTIISPADGIVEKIHAGVGDQVHEKYELISLK; encoded by the coding sequence ATGATCAAAAAAATCCTGATCGCAAACCGCGGCGAGATTGCCTGCCGCGTCATGCGCACATGCCAGCGTCTTGGCATCAAGACCGTTGCTGTTTATTCCGAAGCCGATGCGGAAGCCCTTTTCGTCGAAATCGCGGACGAGGCCTATCCCATCGGCCCGGCGGCGGCGCGCGAAAGCTATCTTGTCGCCGAAAAAATCCTCGATGTCGCAAAACGCAGCGGCGCGGATGCGGTGCATCCTGGCTACGGCTTTTTGTCGGAGAACGAGGAATTTGCGGAGGCTTGCGAAAAAGCCGGCGTGATCTTCATCGGCCCGCCGCCCGCCGCGATTTTGGCGATGGGTGGTAAATCCGAGGCAAAGGCGCTGATGGAAAAAGCCAGGGTGCCGCTGGTGCCGGGCTATCACGGCGACAAGCAGGAAGAAAAGTTTCTGGCCGACGAAGCCGCGAAAATCGGCTTCCCCGTTTTGATCAAGGCAAGCGCGGGCGGCGGCGGCAAGGGGATGCGCGTCGTTGAAAACGCGGGCCAGTTCAGCGAACAGCTGCAGGGCGCAAAACGCGAAGCCAAGGCATCCTTCGGTGACGACCATGTGCTGGTTGAAAAATACCTCGTCAATCCGCGCCATGTGGAGATTCAGGTCTTCGCCGATAAATTCGGCAATACCGTTTATTTGTTCGAACGCGACTGCTCCATTCAGCGCCGCCATCAAAAGGTGCTGGAGGAAGCGCCAGCACCAGGCCTGTCCGAAGCGACCCGCAAGAAAATGGGCGAGGCGGCGGTGGCTGCGGCGAAGGCGATCGGCTATGTCGGCGCGGGCACGGTGGAATTCCTGCTCGATGCGTCGGAAAATTTCTACTTCATGGAAATGAACACGCGGCTGCAGGTGGAACATCCTGTGACCGAATACATCACAGGACTCGATTTGGTCGAACAGCAGATCCGCGCGGCGGAGGGGCATAAGCTGCCCTTCACGCAGGATGACCTGAAAATCAACGGCCATGCGATGGAAGTGCGTTTGTACGCCGAAGACCCCGCGAACAATTTCCTGCCGGGCGCAGGGCAGATCAAATACCTGCGCTTCCCCGTGGAATCCGATGCCGTGCGCATCGATACCGGCGTGCGCGAAGCGCCGTACGGCGACGGCGACACGATTTCGATCCATTACGACCCGATGATCGCCAAAATCATCGCATGGGGCAAAGACCGCGATGCCGCGATTGCGAACCTGAAGGGCGCGCTCGACCAGACTTTGGTGACGGGGCCAAAGACGAACCTTGTCTTCCTGCGCCGTTTGCTGGAAAGCCCGGATTTCAAGGCTGGCAAGGTCAGCACGTCGTTCATCAAAAACCATGAAACCGAATTGCTGCCCGCAAAACAGCCGCCCGGCGATACCGCCTATGCGCTGGCTGCGCTGGGGCTGCTGCGCGAGCGTGATGTCGCGCCGAAATTCGAGGACGGGGGCTCGCCCTGGAACGACCTGTCGGGCTGGCGCATCGCCGGCCTGTCGGGCGACAGCTTCGTGTTTGAACATGACGGCAAGCAAACTACCGTCAATGTCTCGACAGCGCAAGGCGCGAACGACGTTATGCTGACCATCGGCGACAAGACGATGAAGGCGCACAGCTCGCCCGCGATGTACGACATGAGCTATTACGCGCGCCTTGGCGGCGAGCAGTACAATCCGGTGCTGCTGCATGACGGCCGCCATTTGACGCTGCTGCATGACGGGCATTACGAGGAACTGACATACCTCGATCCGCTCGCCTATGAAAGCGGCGACGACGGCGCGGACGGCAAGCTGACCGCGCCCATGCCGGGCAAGGTCGTGGCGGTGCGCGTCCAGTTGGGCGACGCTGTGAAAAAAGGCCAGCCGCTGGTGATCGTGGAGGCGATGAAGATGGAACACACCATCATTTCCCCCGCAGACGGCATCGTCGAGAAAATCCATGCCGGCGTCGGCGACCAGGTGCATGAAAAATACGAACTGATTTCATTGAAATAG
- a CDS encoding hydroxymethylglutaryl-CoA lyase: MTQNYPQKVRIVEVGPRDGLQNEKNIVPANVKVAFINMLSDSGLRTIEAGAFVSPKWVPQMADTAEVFSAITKKTGVSYPVLVPNAKGMESAVAAGVKEIAVFAAASESFSQKNINCSIAESIERFRPVIDEAKKHGIAVRGYVSCVLGCPYEGEIAHAAVVHVAKELFGLGCYEISLGDTIGTGTPVKTRALLQAVKKEIPVQHIAAHFHDTYGQALANLVIALEEGVSVIDSAAAGLGGCPYARGATGNVSTEDVLYMLHGMGIETGVDIDKIAAAGRFIAEAVGKQLVSKVGQVYATRG, translated from the coding sequence ATGACCCAGAATTATCCGCAAAAAGTCCGCATCGTCGAAGTCGGCCCGCGCGACGGGTTGCAGAACGAAAAGAATATCGTGCCCGCAAATGTGAAGGTTGCCTTCATCAATATGCTGTCGGATTCCGGCCTGCGCACGATCGAGGCTGGCGCGTTTGTCTCCCCCAAATGGGTGCCGCAGATGGCCGATACCGCCGAAGTGTTTTCAGCGATCACCAAAAAAACCGGCGTCAGTTATCCGGTTCTCGTGCCGAATGCCAAGGGCATGGAAAGCGCGGTTGCGGCGGGCGTGAAGGAAATCGCCGTATTCGCCGCCGCGTCCGAAAGCTTCAGCCAGAAGAATATCAATTGCTCCATCGCTGAAAGCATCGAGCGTTTCAGGCCCGTCATCGATGAAGCGAAAAAGCACGGCATCGCGGTGCGCGGCTATGTTTCCTGCGTGTTGGGCTGCCCGTATGAAGGCGAGATCGCGCACGCCGCCGTCGTGCATGTCGCCAAGGAATTGTTCGGACTCGGCTGCTATGAAATTTCGCTAGGCGATACCATCGGCACGGGAACGCCCGTGAAAACGCGTGCTTTGTTGCAGGCGGTGAAGAAGGAAATTCCCGTCCAGCATATTGCCGCGCATTTCCACGACACCTATGGCCAGGCGCTCGCAAATCTCGTGATCGCGCTGGAGGAGGGGGTGAGCGTTATCGATTCCGCCGCCGCCGGATTGGGCGGTTGCCCATATGCCCGTGGTGCGACCGGCAACGTATCGACCGAAGATGTTCTCTATATGCTGCACGGCATGGGCATCGAAACCGGAGTCGATATTGACAAAATCGCGGCGGCTGGCCGTTTTATCGCCGAAGCTGTCGGTAAGCAGCTTGTCTCCAAAGTCGGACAGGTTTACGCCACGCGCGGCTGA